TGAACAATATCCAAATCAGATTTTAAATATCCCCTTAAAGATCCATTAAAACTCTCACTTAATTGTGTACTTCGCATACCTGCTGAGAATGTATGTCTTCCGTATGTCATGGACCATTTCTCTCTTACAACAAATGTGTTTTTCAACCAACTATTATCCTCAAGGTCATATTTCTCAAGCATTTCCTGCCATGCACTTAAAAAATCCTCctcatactcataatcataaagCAATTTGCTAAAATCTCTTGGAAATGATTCATTAGCTCTAAAGATATGATTAAGATGTTTAAATGCATTCTTTTCCAAGTGCCATACACAAAGGCGATGATATGTTTTGGGCATTACAAATGATATAGCAGCAGATATAGCGGGATCTTGATCAGTGAAAAATGTTTGTGGTTTATCCGCAGACATAATCTTAAAGAATGCATTAAAAAGCCATACAAATGATTCAGTTGACTCTTCGTATAGAAGGGCTGCACCAAATATAACCATTTCCCTATGGTTATTTAAACCAACAAACAACGCCAAGGGTCGATACTCTTTATTTGTTCTATATGTTGTATCAAAGGACACAACATCTCCATAAATCTTAAAATCTCTTATCATCTTTCCATCAGCCCATAATACATTAGTTATCAAACCATCGTCATCTAGATCTAAAGAATACCGAAAAGCAGGATCTTCTAGTATTTGTTTCTCAAAATAATCAACCAAACTACGAGCCACCCCATGTTTCAAACTATCTTTTCTTTTATCCCGAAGATAATTCTTCTGATCTCTCCTTGTGTAACCTAGAAAAGATTGTCCTCCAACTTGACGAGCAGCATAATCAAATGAAGCTTTAGGGCATATTCCTGAATCATCTAATAAGTCAATTTCATATGCTTGAGCAACTTTTATCTTTCTTTGTGAGGGTAACATATGAGCCAAAGAAGAAGGAACAAGAGGATGATTATGTTTCTCTTCAAATGAAGTGATGCGAAACATTCCATTTGATTGACGACTAACACTAAAATGAGCTAAGCACCCCGTCCTAGTTTCATTTCTATGTTTTTGAACCATCGTATCTCGTTTGTGTTTATCTCTATAACCTTCTTTATAACATACCAATTTTCTTGAAGTCACGTACCCTCGGACTTTATTTTTGTTAGCATATTCTCTCCTTACGCTAAAACCAATTACACCAGCGTATTTATTGTAATATTCATATGCATGCTCATCTGACTCAAATTCCATCCCAAGTTTTATGAGCACATTACATCCACTTTGAGACTGACTAGATCCAATCTCCATAAATCTAAAATACAAagaatataaataagataaataaTCAGTAATCTTAAAATTTTACGAGTTCATTATCAAAAAAAGCATACACAGTGATGTAAACAACCAAAATACATAGTAGCAGCAACATGTCACTTCCAAAGCAAGCTTAATTTCATAAGGCATAGTACAGTGGTGATTTTTCAGCAACTTCAAGGTGTAAGTCTACAAGGACTATTTGTGTGATATAGTTTTGAACTTTATTCAATTTATGATGTGTGCAAAAATTCTCACATTTTTGTTATTCATATTTACTAAGTAATATTCTCAAAAGGTTCTGGTTGAGACATTTTATCAAATACATTGTTGACACTTTTTCACATTGACAATTGTACCAACAAAAAGTAAAAGGCTTTCACATTGACAATTGCAACAAGAAGAGGAGTGTAAGAGCAATGAATAACCTGTATTTGTGTCGTCACTTCTTCTCAAGAAAAAGAATTGTTCATCAactgattttctttttctttcggaTCTTTTGTTGTTGTGCCTTGCAAATGATTTAATTTTCTCTGTTTGCTGAGTCTTACATCGTCCCTCTCTTGAGCATATAATTTCCATGGTAAGAAAATCTTTTTCCCAACAAGAAGGAAATTCCTACAGCTATTTTGTCGGATATCTTGCAACCAGCTCCGAAAATTTTGAAGCGGGATTTTAGGATTTTCTTTTATCTGCGTTTAACCATGGTTTAAGAGGCTTTTTTGGTTGAACAATTAATGACCCTTAGATCTGTAAGTGTCCAAATGTCAGCAGATTAAAGGTCCACTTGACAAACTGGACAGTCCCTATACTGGAGCGGAGCCAAGTCCTGCTCAATTATTGGACAGCAAAAAATCTTACTATTTTTTGATAAGTTGATAGGGACGTTTGGATAAGACTGTTACCTATTAAACACCTCACGTTGATTTGGCACAAGGTGTAATTctttttgtcttttctttttctttattctccACCTTATAATATTGCTCTAATCTTTTTCTTAGTTCTTTAGCAAATAATTGATATTCTTTAATTTGGTGTTTTGCCATATCAGCGCACGTGCAAACCACGCATCTCACTTCTGTTAAAACTACTCTATTATAACTGAGGTGTTTAATAGGCACGTGTTTTATCTACTTTAGGTGCCTAATACTCCTCTATCAAATTATGTGATTTCTTAAAATAGTTATATCAAATTATTTAACGTTCaagataaattaatttttttattttatttcattcttagTAATTATTTCCtgcgtctcaatttatgtaatatGATTTGACTagacatgaagtttaagaaagaaagacttgtgatctaaaataagtcattAGATATTTAtatgactgtaaatcatttcactAAGGGTTAAAggggaagtttcaagttaaattatttctaaatataggaatgtattctttttgggatagactaaaaataaaagtgtatcacataaattgagacaaaggaaGTATTGTTCTTGAAGACTATAAACATGTCATTTATGCAGTGATATTATGATTGTTCAAGGGTAAAATAGTTAAAAATTCTTTCTAATTAATGACTCTTACAAACATATAAACAAGAATCATGATAGATAATTTGAGACGAAAGAAATATATAACACTTTTAATTGAGGTATCTATATGAAAAGTTCGGACAACTCTAGGTGGCTATTTATCATACTAGCAAACTATGCATGTGCGATGCACGGGGCCCAACATGATTATTTGGTTACTCGCTTAGTTATTCTTTATGATtggtatattttgcaaaggataccgcgattttccttagtgagtctccatattttgtttcttttcctcttacttttctccttaatttctcaattgttgttaaattttatcttattttggttatgccCGCAGGGGCTGATTTACCTTAGGCTCAGGGGTGTCGCATGACACGGCTTCGTCAGAAAATTTTACTAGGTATGCTAGTATAATTAAATGACACAAACAAATCGAGAATAAATATAATGAATTGACACTCCTCAACACAAAGGCCCGCACAACTCAGTTGGTCAAGTGCCTCTGTTTCTTACTGTAGGTCGTGATGTTGAGCCTCAACAGCTACATTTTGGATTTTTTTAAAAGTCTTTAACATACATGTCCAGGTTTAGATCTTTTCGGAGAAAGAAATACTTCTTTCTAGTTGTGCTactattcttttttcttttcctctcatTTTCTTTTTGGCACCAATGAAATTGATTTAGAACGATATGCAGAAACAAATAAATAATGAGTTTTTTGGTTTGGTGCCTTATATAAAAAAACGCTTAGTATTATTTCTAGtaaatttattttgaatatattttttaaaaagtaaaaaactCATCGAGAAGTTGTAGTAATATACAtgagttgtgtgtgtgtgtgtttttatttttttatatatatttttttatattatgtCATCCAATCAGAGGTCCGCGttgtttaattaaaccagcccaattttaaattCAAATCAATAAAAAAAACTCGACCcaaattaatgaaaaatggcatgaatgAGGGTAACAGCAATGACATAATGAGCCAAATTATTGACGAgtagcataaatgagtcatttccgatagttcgatggcatatttgagccttttccgtttttaATATGATGTTACCATGCTTTATTTATTTACTTCTGTCTTAAAATGTGACACTGCTTGTGAAAAATCCTGCGTACGCCACTGTATgcccgcctctttttatatttagtaagttgacaattcaaatatcataatcttatttatctgtggtagctattgCTCCCTTTTTTTCAGACtgctctattttgacttattcgctttctttagtttcatttgtattttgctttgaactgtttgtgcttatctaacctttcttgttgtgttttctcttgagccgagggtctttcggaaacagcctccctatcttccgagataggggtatggtctgcgtacactttatcctctccagaccccacattgtgggatttcactgggtatgttgttgttgttgttacaattcaaatatcatacatgtatttgttgttaaaatttgccttattttggttatgtccgcctttttttatatttagtaagttgacaattcaaatatcctacatgtcaagtttataatcacaagattcaaaagctatctttatttcttaaacgcCGTGTTTGgtcaaacttagacacttaaattgagacagagagagtatatgtcaaatgaaggaaatgaaaggacaattgagacactgcggacacgTGGAGAGTGATTCTcatagtgagtctccatattttgtttattttccttttatttttccccttaatttctcaattattgttaaaatttatcttattttggttatgtccgcctctttttatatttagtaagttgacaattcaaatatcctacacgtcaagtttataatcacaagatttaaaggatattttattatattatatacatttttaattttgaaccacaagattcaaaagtctatatatttatttcttaaattcgGTGTCTAATCAAACTttgacacttaaattgagacagagggagtatatgccaaatgaaggaaatgaaaggacaattgagacactgcggacacgtggaaacttaaaaataaacacacaagaggtagaattatattaaacttctgaaatgtacatgTTAGTCCCTGTTTAAACAGTTTCAGTTGTTTTTTGTACTACTTATTGTTACTATGTTCGTCTCACTcggacacttatatatatatatatataatatattctGCTATCTACTATAGTAGAAATGAGAGTTGGAGGACAAACATGGGATGAACACATTTGTACAAAAAGCAAACATAAATTCGTACTGAACATCCCTTAAGGGTAatttgggtattcttgaattgttgGTGCTTTAAAGAAACTGTACTAGATTGCTTTGTAGATGTACTTTTGCACTCTTGGACAAAAACCCCAGCCCATGTTGGATTTATTACTTGTGTTTGCCAAAAGCTGTACTTCAGCTTTTTGGTATGCGTGGGTCCTATTAGCTTTTTATATTTGAGACTTTCTCAGCATTTATAGGAGTTATCCTTTAAATTTATGGGTCTCATTACAATAATACACAACTTACACTTTCAGTAATATTGTCTTGATTGATtgaatttttataattaaaaaatatgtaaattgttatcgatttttcttatatatatatatatatatatattatgggagtatataagtgtccaagagggACTAACGCTGCAATGAATACttataccaaaagctatataagtTGTATACTTTAACCAATTACTTTTTTATCCCATGTGGACCTATGTCATAGTACTGactatttattctcttctcatgtatacacgtatacacttcaattttaattctctaatacatttattttctctgtacacttttacttgtttacttttcactttcactttctttaagaattaataaatgaagtactccatccgacccatattacttggccacattactaaaaatttcAATATATATAAGTATCCAAGAGGGACGAACACAGCAACAACAAATTGTACAAAAAGCTGTCTGAGTTGTACGTACTCCCtgcgtcccatattacttggccacattactaaaaatatatgtccaaattacttgttcatttacaaaactaagataaaattaattaattctttcccatcttacccttagtattaaatattcttgaaaatagtcaattttgattagaatgtatttattggaaaaAGATAgaggtaagatagtaaaatacatcttttagttatgatttcttaaggggcgtgcaaaagggaaagtgaGCAAGTAAtattcttttctcatgtatacatgtatgcacttcaattataattctccgacacatttatttcctctgtgcacttttactttttcaattttgacttttcacgttcttggaGAACTTTTGACTTTTACAGCAACAACAAATTGTACAAAAAGCTATCTGAGTTGTACACTAATTTCAATTGTACttggtttctttcctttttttcagTTTTGGGTCCACTTTATTTAACAGCCACCTATTCTCTGTACATGTGTATTCTACTTTTACGTTATCATATTTCTTTACTTATACTCTTCATTTTATTACTCTGTTATAGAAAGCACATGAActtgtactctaagcagggactaacatgtgtacattttgGGTTCTTTCCCTTTTTTCCAGTTGTAGGTCCACTTTAAGTACTACTACTTGGTTTGCCACCTATTCTCTGTACACGTGTATTCTACTTTTATGTTATCATATTTCTTTACTTATGCACTTCATTTTATAACTCTATTATAAGAAAGCACAttaaattgtactctaagcagggactaacaagtgtacattttagaagtttaacattaattctacctcttgtgtgtttactttttatgtCCCCACAtgtccgcagtgtctcaattgtcctttttccttcatttgacatatagtctctctgtctcaatttaagtgtctaagtttgactagacacagagtttaaaaaataaatatagccttttgaaTCTTGttgttctaaattaaaaatgtatataatataataaaatatcatttgaatcttgtgattataaacttaacatataggatatttgaattgtcaacttactaaatataaaaaagagGCGAATATAACCAAAattaagataaattttaacaacaattgagaaattaaggggaaaagaaataaaattttgCTTAGTGGTTCATATAGTTGGTACTCTGAATTTGAAATTTTGTTTTAATATTTCCTGTTTAAATTAGAGTTTTGCTATTAATTTTGGTGAGTTTATTCTACAAATTTCTTTGTTAATTAGATCTAACGCAGTGTCTCAATCGTCCtctcatttggcatatactccctcggTCTCAATTTAAGTTTCTAAGTTTAACTAggtacaaaatttaagaaataaagatagacttttgaatcttctggttctaaattaaaaatgtgtataatctaataaaatatcctttgaatcttgtgattataaacttgacataatatggagactcactaaggagggCTGCTTGGTGGTTCATACAGTTGGTACTCTGAATTTAactttttgttttaatttttcctGTTTAAATTAGAGTTTgcggttctaaattaaaaatgtgtataatataataaagtatcgtttgaatcttgtgattgttataccctattttaaccgaagtcaaaatatTTTATAACATTctggtaattccggggttaattaaagttagggagtcgccacctaattatttatggtaaattaggacacctaaagttcattaaagttatttttaaagttaactctgttttactgtctacgaaacttaagattctaggtaagggttcaactagtctaaagggaaggtgttaggcatcctttaagattcattaacaatggttaaccgaccagactTGTGTTAATCAGGctaagtatataaaaaaaaaatctaaaaaaagtGTGTTTAAAGCCAAGTATCGAAAGAAAGTGATTGACTAAAATAAGCTGGAAGAGAAGTGTTAATTTGTACtgtttaaattaattaaagtaattGGTACTTTGACAAAATGGCTTCTAATGCCGGATTGAAATGTGAAAGAGCTTCAGATTTAAGTGAATCAAAGAGTCCAAATACATTTTTGTGTGAAGAAACAGTTAATCCTTTGAAAGAAAATGTTAACAACTCTAAGCTTGAAACCAAAATAATGTCGCACGAGTTATAAGAATACATACATTTTAAAATCATTTTCTGGGTGGGAAAACTAATCAACGATCAATAGCAAGAAGAGTTTTCATACATAAACTTCGGTTAACGTAAGCAATGATGAAATCCTATGAGTCTTTGGTATTTTAAATCATTTTCTGGCTGGGAAAACCAATCGACGGTCAATACAAAAGTATACTTAATTAACTGATGCAATACATTATCCTAAGGAAAACTAATAAGAAGTGAGGGATTATTGAGCTATGGGTCCTAAAATAGATGTCATAAAACGGAGAATCTAAATGGCTAACTACGGATGAGGCGTCATATAATAAATCTAACACTTCTAACAGCaagtatataatataaataacaGTCGGTCACCGATATAAGTAAGCAAACAAGCAAAACAAATTCAACAATCAAGGGGGTATGTTTGGGTTCAACACGAGCAACAAATCTCTTTGGTGTCCCATTGTTTGAACAGGACGAAGGTGAGAAAGAATGAGGAATATGCAGATAATTGGCCTGACGTAATGGCCTCGTCGGGTCCTAAGATACCATCGAGTCCCAGGGGAGCTCTTTGTTGGGTGCAGTGAACAGGGGTATGAGTCTCGGATCCACGTTCGAACACGACGAACTCAAACTCGAAAAATCGTTCGAATCGAAAATTTCGATATCAGCCGAAACAATAGACTCTTGTTAAAAAAAAGAAAATCCGTTTATCTCAAAATAATTTTCAAATGTGAGTAATCCTCCCCCCTAAAATAAACCCGTAAGAGGTGTATTTATATGAAACGCATGCTCGGGTTAGGGttcttgtaacaccccgtacctttaacgaaggttttgaccacgatcctagacttagaacatcagataaataatgtgggaattgaaatttttccattcagttgtgatatggtggtttacgcccatgaacagtggtcgtatttcaatttacgaccatgaacagtgcccatAAACTGAAatcaagaatttctgaacattctggaatttgacattttgaggtcatatggttaaatacggaccgtatttcactttacagcCCGTAATTCAaaacgtgtttggaatttgggaaaacttccttgatgaaagttgtatagcattgaaatacctttccaacggtatcttacgggggtcaaacggacatctgtgcaaagagttatggccattttactgaagagatgcagtgcagtccatatggcagaatacagtccgtattgcagtttacgacccgtaaactaaaatacggccagtattttgctggacgtaaagtgcaaagttccagaacactatatattcgtccatatcagttcaactcattatttttcattccttcaagccctagaacgacttcctaccctcttccatcatcaagaacaccaaggtaagcctactcaaattattccaactcaattctaacacctatccttgtaatctaaacaagaaattatcattctaaaactagggttttcaagaaaacccatctcaaggttcaagaattcaagattttggaaatcttcttcaaagctcaagtctttaattcaagttttggagcaattaaggtatgtagaacttccatccacatgagggaatctctacgttcttccccatgctccgtttcttgatatccatgaagttcaaaccctagggccttaaacccaacatattggtagcccgtatttatgtatttatgtacatgaattttgtatctatattcgttattgtattcctaatcttccattacggttattaggaaccctagcttaatccatgaattatgaattcttcctcatgtattctcattatgtttatatgaaactttatgattttatgtagcaagttacaagcatgttttcaagtcaattatatatataattatgaactattgttattactcatgaatcaagaacatgtttgcaagactatgacaagttatctcatgaaaccatattacaagatatttcatgaaaccacgtttacaagttatttcgtgaaatcatgattacaagttatttcacgaaaatcatgggcttcttagccaactatataatgttcatgttttgggaattgcttagttaaccgagaaggctcagatagcctgaaactacgtagccaccgtaggataagggttgtcagcaaggaggcaacaccttcattatgcagtttggatccttacatgcttattattacttaaatctcatatccctggcaaggttgtgagtgttctgctagtaggacgcaagtaccagaccatgttgtcggttatactatagcattccctaCGATacaaagtagttttacatacaagtatttctattgattactgttttaagacttta
The sequence above is a segment of the Lycium barbarum isolate Lr01 chromosome 6, ASM1917538v2, whole genome shotgun sequence genome. Coding sequences within it:
- the LOC132599526 gene encoding protein FAR1-RELATED SEQUENCE 5-like isoform X1 — its product is MEIGSSQSQSGCNVLIKLGMEFESDEHAYEYYNKYAGVIGFSVRREYANKNKVRGYVTSRKLVCYKEGYRDKHKRDTMVQKHRNETRTGCLAHFSVSRQSNGMFRITSFEEKHNHPLVPSSLAHMLPSQRKIKVAQAYEIDLLDDSGICPKASFDYAARQVGGQSFLGYTRRDQKNYLRDKRKDSLKHGVARSLVDYFEKQILEDPAFRYSLDLDDDGLITNVLWADGKMIRDFKIYGDVVSFDTTYRTNKEYRPLALFVGLNNHREMVIFGAALLYEESTESFVWLFNAFFKIMSADKPQTFFTDQDPAISAAISFVMPKTYHRLCVWHLEKNAFKHLNHIFRANESFPRDFSKLLYDYEYEEDFLSAWQEMLEKYDLEDNSWLKNTFVVREKWSMTYGRHTFSAGMRSTQLSESFNGSLRGYLKSDLDIVQFFKHFQRSVDDKRANENKSNFDMTQRIPILKVKLPLLIHAREVYTPTIFDMFQNEWERSLLVSIKDSYSEGELCTYNVSTLGSVKEHAVTVKQSVTQVSCSCKLFEFLGILCRHALKILDLLNVKDMIPVHYILKRWTKDASNMNEVDIDLVEKDSDPKVEVTARYRHLCHTFVQISSEASESIEGYELAAKGANEIIAKLKDIKKRNESPEKLAPSKSIQNEPSEIIFIDNTNVTKVTGLKRKEPTRRSNTRPKSFTEKSKKKGRTSLPKSLQCQTKQQLDHLPCLQVPCTPLSDTSNDMGVTEGSFPPLCPPQLSQGSSNGSLTQLLRVSEQFFNTSHTYIFF
- the LOC132599526 gene encoding protein FAR1-RELATED SEQUENCE 5-like isoform X2, whose amino-acid sequence is MEIGSSQSQSGCNVLIKLGMEFESDEHAYEYYNKYAGVIGFSVRREYANKNKVRGYVTSRKLVCYKEGYRDKHKRDTMVQKHRNETRTGCLAHFSVSRQSNGMFRITSFEEKHNHPLVPSSLAHMLPSQRKIKVAQAYEIDLLDDSGICPKASFDYAARQVGGQSFLGYTRRDQKNYLRDKRKDSLKHGVARSLVDYFEKQILEDPAFRYSLDLDDDGLITNVLWADGKMIRDFKIYGDVVSFDTTYRTNKEYRPLALFVGLNNHREMVIFGAALLYEESTESFVWLFNAFFKIMSADKPQTFFTDQDPAISAAISFVMPKTYHRLCVWHLEKNAFKHLNHIFRANESFPRDFSKLLYDYEYEEDFLSAWQEMLEKYDLEDNSWLKNTFVVREKWSMTYGRHTFSAGMRSTQLSESFNGSLRGYLKSDLDIVQFFKHFQRSVDDKRANENKSNFDMTQRIPILKVKLPLLIHAREVYTPTIFDMFQNEWERSLLVSIKDSYSEGELCTYNVSTLGSVKEHAVTVKQSVTQVSCSCKLFEFLGILCRHALKILDLLNVKDMIPVHYILKRWTKDASNMNEVDIDLVEKDSDPKVEVTARYRHLCHTFVQISSEASESIEGYELAAKGANEIIAKLKDIKKRNESPEKLAPSKSIQNEPSEIIFIDNTNVTKVTGLKRKEPTRRSNTRPKSFTEKSKKKGRTSLPKSLQCQTKQQLDHLPCLQVPCTPLSDTSNDMGVTEGSFPPLCPPQLSQGSSNGSLTQLLRDVSFHDLNKYSQH